gggttgtttttcaaaaactatatgaaaaacttttactgtagatttttttgaattatttttagaggtatttttaaaacatattttttgagtatttttataatttataatttttatatttatacatttatgcatttataatacattcataaataattataaataaatatatttatatatttatatatttatatattataaatgtattatattatatataatacataatataaatatatttataaatgtataaatggataaattataaattatatatttttatataaatatagatttatacatttataaatatttataaataaataaatatatatatttatataaaaatatataaatgtattataaatgtattatattatatataatacataatataaatatatttataaatgtataagtgtatattattataaatgaatattattataaatgtataaattaatatattataaatatatattaatattatgtataaatgtattaatataattaatataaatgtataaatatattaatattatatataaatgtaaaattaatattatgtatattaatataaatgtataaatgtaatatattatatataatacataatataaatgtatattataaatatacataaatatatattatgtataaatgtacatttatataaatgtataatatataaaatatattatataatatataatatataaaatatataatatttatataaatatattataaatatataaaatatattataaataaaataaaatatttataatatgaataaataaataaataaataaatatttaatataattaatataatattaattataaatattataatattataaatattataatattataaatatggtgtttatataatatttcaatttgtaatatttattgtatatttcattatataaatatttatataatatataatatataaatatattatataaaattttcaatttttataatatacattatattgtatatatataatataatatacataatataatgttagatacataatatacattattacatattatgtatattatatattatacataacattattatacattattatacacaataatgtacataataatgaaagtacattaataatgtatatattataatgtaatgtacataatatattatgtatacaatatttatacatttatgtatacaatattacatattatgtatattatattatgtataatatacaatatttgtataatattaatgtatataaatatttatataatatataatatataaatatataattttcaatttatatatttcaatttatattaatataatatatataatatacataattgaaatatataaattgaaatatacatattaaatatgtatatttgaagttgtttttgatataatgtttggatatggtatttttggaattgtttttgaaatacacatttactgtagcatttgaaatgtgaaaaacagtttttaaaaaacaaaggcaaaaacaaggaatccaaacggacttaATTTTCaaccaactttttattttgtgtacGTCAAATTGATACAGTACTATATTTTTacataaaaattttagaaaaatatcaaTTCAAACTAGttatataaacaaaaaaaaaatatgccaaattgttaatttttttttttatatttgggGCTTAGAAGTTAGATACGGAATCAAATCTTTGGCTTTACTCtactttaaaaaatttcaaatttcaaaaaaaaaaacagaggtggattttaatttttaaagcagtaaaattaaaaaagaaggaAACAGAACGAACGAGCCCACGCGCGATGACATATTCCTTTCCCATCTCCTAAAAACACTACCGTTTTTTGACTAATCCTCAAATCACATCCCCCAAAAGgccaaaatttaagaaaaaagaaaaacataaaaacGAGATTAAATCCTTCTTCTTCCCAGTAAAAGAGCGcacaaaccttttttttttcctcccattaAATACAACAAGAAGCCTACTCTTTTCAGTTGCTCACTTCCCcgtccctctctctctctaaatttATCTCTGTTACTTTCTCTCTCTAATGCAATAAGGTCACATACCTCACACATAGCACACACACCTCTCCTCTTCCCCCCcccctttctttctctctctttccctgACAGTGTCGTCATGGTTCCCGCCATCCACAGCACccagtaaaaaccctaatctctTTTCAACTTCCCTTTCCTTAGCGTACTCTTCACTCCAGGTAAACGAAAAGGAcgaatttgttaatattttctgattttgatttgtttttattttttattttttgattttttgggaAACTTGATTTGATCGGTGGATCTGTAGACAAAATTAATTGAAGCGGTTTATTGAGGACTTGAATTTATGTCCCATAATCAATCAAGGGCTGAAAGGACCGAGTCTTCGCAGTACAGAAAATCCGGACGATCCAACCATCGTAACTTCTCCGGCGGCGGCGGTACTAAAGGCTCTACCGGCACCGGCGGTGGTGCCACCGGCCCTCCTCCCTCCGCCACCTCCAGTTCCCACAGCAGTAACAACAATTATAATCAGAATCATAATCAACCTTCGATTCCCTCCAGCCGCAGGTATATCAAGTTAGGGTTTCCCAAAATTGCTTGTTTATGCGTGAGGGTTTGAGTTTTGAATTCGGGAATTGATGAATTAGTTAGTCATTTGTTTTTGGATTGATGTTTTGTGCTGGCAGTTTTAAGAAGCATCACAATGTGCAAGGAGGGATACCTAGGGCAAGCGCTCCTACAAGTGGGCAGGGTGTGAGTTCGGATTCTAGTACTCATTCTGCTCCGCGTGCTGTTCAGAATGGTGCTCATTCGCAGCAGCCACCTCATGGTACGTGCTGCAAAAAAGTTGATTTTTGAGTCCAAAGACTGGTTTTCCTAAACGGGCATAATATTATGGGGGAAATTGTTAATTTTCTCAGTGTGTAGGGTTTGTTATTCCTGAAATTACTAGAAAATTAGAACCTTTACTATGGTTGCGTTTCGATGAATTTAAATCACGATCACAAAGTTGTTTTGTCGGAGGAATTTGCGTTGTCCATTACGTTGCTGACGTTGATTCTTGTGCATTAGGAGGATCGGATGCACCTGCTATTAGTGCGACAGTCAAGGCAACTGATGTGGCTACTCCAAAAGCCACCCGAGCTCCAAAACCTCCATCTTCTAATGTTCCCCCTGCAAGTTCTGACCCCAAGCATCTGCCCATGCCTGTTACACCAGCTAAAGGTATGTGATTTTGGTGCTCGATGTTCCTTTTGAAGCTTGgggtttttaattttttcccttGATTTCGGTGAATGAGAATTATTCGAGTTTTCTCTTACTTTCTagcttatttttgaaaatcttttatGATGGTTTAGCTCCAGCAGAGGCATCCCGGCCATTTCCTTTTCAGTTTGGATCCATCAGTCCTGGTCTTATGAATGGAGTGCAGGTAAACATTCCTTGTGTTAACCATAATGTTCTTCCTGCGTTTGCACCCTTTATTaagattttttgaattttgtttttttaataaGACAGTGCCTatgtaattttcttatttcatttTATAGATACCTGCTAGAACAAGCTCAGCTCCACCAAATTTAGATGAGCAGAAACGTGAGCAGGTTTGTGGTTCTTGTATTATCTTGTTTTTAAAATTCAGTAGAAAGAGTAGCTGTTTCGATTGGTTAaagaattttttctttaagTTTCTAATTGGCAATCAATacaatattatattttgaaatggatTTGTTAAAGAAGCTTTTcctaagaaaaatagaaaattttccttCCTTGATGCCTTTCTTCCATGAAGACCTCAGACAAGTAATAATGCATTTGGCAGCCATGGCTAGGTTAGCTTTGGCAGTGTAGTTGCAAAGGAGTTAGCATTGTTGGGTGGTGGTGATTGTGCGTGCCTTCACATACTCTCATCGGTCTCCTTTCACTGAGAAATTGGCCTACAATCAGTAGATGCGCAATCAACTTATTATAAAGACTTTGGGTTTCTTTCAATAATAGGAACAGGGAGTTAAGTGTTATTTTATGTAAACAGACTTCATATTCCATACTGTACTATCAATACTATTACTTCTTAGGATGATCTGGATACACTATAGACTGCCAACTGATGTATAAATGTGATTGTATGTTGTCCAATCCTTTTTGCTATATTGTAGGTCCTGATATGGACATTGATAATAGTCACAGTGGATGGCTTTTTTGGTGACTTAGAGATTTGTCAATGCTCTTATGGACTTGAAatcattttcttacattttttgCTCTTTTCCGGTTCTTTTGGTGCCAGGCTCGTCATGACTTGGTGAGAGCAGCTCCGACAACCTTGCCAATTCCATCAATTCCCAGGCAGCAGTTGCCAAAAAAGGATGCAAGCACGGTTGATCAGTCTAATGCTGCCGAGGGCCATCCCCCATCAAAGCCCAAAAGGGATGTACAGGTTTCAGCACCATCCTCTGTATCTCAAACCCAAAAACCACCTGTGCACAGTATGCCTGGGATGTCTATGCAAATGCCATTTCACCAGTCGCAGGTGCCTGTTCAATTTGGGGGCCCAAATCCACAGATTCAGTCGCAGGCCATGTCAGCTACATCATTGCCAATGCCAATGCCAATGCCTATGCCTTTACAGATTGGAAATCCATCTGTGCAGCAGCAAGTATTTGTTTCAGGTCTTCAACCCCATCCAATGCAGACACAAGGGATGCTTCATCAGGGGCAGAATTTGAATTTTACGTCTCAGATGGGTCCTCAGATTCCCCCACAATTGGGTAACCTTGGACTAAATATGGCCCCACAATTTGCCCAGCAGCCGGCTGGAAAGTTTGGCGCTCCTCGTAAAACTATAAAGATTACTCATCCAGAAACTCATGAAGAATTGAGGCTTGATGGTTCTCCTGTCCAGAGGTCACATCCTAGTGTGCCTCCTCAATCACAACCTATTTCATCATTTACACCTGCGCATCCGCCTAACTACTATCCTAATTCTTATAATGCTAATTCTTTCTTCCTCCCAGCTCCAAGTTCTCTTTCTCTAAGTACTACCCATCCTCCTCCACAGACTCAAAGATGTTATAATCAGGTCAGTCAGAATTTCTCTCGtttctttgtttcttggttAAAATATACTTTTGATGTTGTTGCATTTCTTCAACTTCACTGACATATTACTTGGAAGATCATCTTGCTGTTCATTAGAGGAATTGGTAACCTCTCTGAGTTTATTCCAGGTCACTGTAAAACCTGCTATTAGTTCTCATGGAGAGAAAGATGCAGCACCTTCAGTAAGTTCACCTCGTGCTTCTAAGGGAGAATCTGTTAAACTGTCAAGGCCATCTCAAAAGGATACTGAAACTTCATCCCAGAGTTCTGGGCAACAGTCAAAGACTGGTCTTGAACCAACACCTAAATCAGTGTTGGAGGCAAGTAAAGCTGCTGTACCATCGGGTTCTGGTTCTGTCCAAAGCACTGCATCCAGTTCATTGTCTCCTGGCGTTCCTGTTGAGAAATCATTGGCTGCACCAAAAAGTAGCGATGGCTTAGGACCTGAGGTTGCTGGTGGACTTGTCTCTACCAAAGATCAACAAAAAAAGGTACAGCAATGTAGCACATCAGGTGGTGGTCTTGGATGGTTCGTGGTGTATGCAATATTTGACACTTTGTTTTGCATCACTTAATGCAGGTGGATGAAAGGTCTACGGCAGCTGCAGTTTTGACACATCAGGAACCTGAGCTTGTAGAAGTGAAAACAACTACATCTGCAACTGGTGTGGATcttgaaaatccaaaagagactCTGTCAACAGCTAGTATAACTGAATCAGATTCTTTTGATTTGAAGCATGAGGAAAGCAAAGTATCAGATTCATCAAAAATATGTGTTGTTAAAACTCTGGAAGACAGCCAACCAAAGGTAGAAATACGTGGGGAAAAGGAGCAGGGAGAAGTAAAATCTTCTGAGGGCTCTGAACGAGACATTAGCAGTCTTGAGACATCTTTGGAATCTATTGCTTTAGAACCTGCTAAAGTTGCTGGCCACATAGAGAGCTCTACAGTAAGGGGAGTGGCTAGGAGTAGTGAGTTCACGGCACAGGAGTCTCCACCAGATGTGCTTGGAAAGCTGGACGAATCTGCTACATGCCAAGTTGAAAATGATTCTGGGACTGATAATTCGGTTACATCATCTTCAGTTCTAGATGGTGAGGTGTCTCATTCAGCCACTGGTGTTACTACTCAAGATAATAATGTATCTTCTTTGGGGGGTTGTTCTTTAGGTAGGCCTGCTAACATGGATACTGACGATACTGTTGTTACAACTTCTGCTATTATAGATGAGTCATTACCCGTTGTAGACCCATTTTCTGAAGAAATTTTGAAGCATGACGAAGATGGTCCTGAGGATAAAAGTGTTGGTTCTGTTTCTTTGTCTGCATCTGGAATCAAGGACAAGTGCTCATTTGAGCCAAACGTGGCAAAAAATACTGCACCAAGgggaaagaagaagagaaaggaattatttaaaaaattagacAGCAGTGGACCAACTTCAGATCTATATTTGGCATACAAGGGACCTGaggagaaaaaggaaattgCTGCTTCTGCAGAAACCATGGAGAATGCCTCCAGCAGCATTTTGGAGCGAATGTCTTCAGATGTGTCTCAAAAGGATGTGTCTAAGGAGAACTCTGGCCAGAGTAAAGTGGAGCCTGAGGACTGGGAAGATGCTGCTGACATATCTActccaaaattggaaacttcAGAGATCAGGAAGCAAGTTAATGAAAGTGGTGAAGATGGCAGTGGAGTAATGACCAAAAAATATTCTAGGGATTTCTTACTTAAATTTGCAGAGCAATGTACTGATCTACCTGAGGGTTTTGAATTTGTACCTGATATAGCAGAGGCCTTGATTGCTTCTAATGCTAGTGTTTCGCGTGAGTCATATTCTAGTTCTGGAAGAATTGTTGATAGACCTAACATGGCAGCCCGTCTAGATCGTCGGGGAAGTGGCTTAGGAGAAGAAGACAAGTGGAATAAACTGCCTGGGCCACTAATGTCTGGACGCGATATGCGGATGGATATTAGTTATGGGCCCAACATGGCAATGTATCGACCTGGTCCAGTGGGCAATCATGGCGTGCTAAGGAATCCTCGCATGCAATCTCCTCTTCAGTATCCCATTGGCATGCTTCCAGGGCAAATGCAGTCCTTTGTTCCTCAGGTTGGTGTTCCAAGAAACAGTCCTGATTCTGAGAGGTGGCAGCGTGGAACTGCTTTCCAGAAGGGTTTAATGCCTTCTCCTCAGACACCATTACAGGTAATGCACAAAGCAGACAGAAAATATGAAGTTGGTAAAGTCACAGATGAGGAACAAGCCAAACAGAGACAACTGAAAGGTATACTGAACAAGCTAACACctcaaaattttgagaaattgttTGAGCAAGTTAAACAGGTCAACATTGATAATGCTGTCACCCTAGGCGGTGTGATTTCACAAAT
This portion of the Coffea arabica cultivar ET-39 chromosome 2e, Coffea Arabica ET-39 HiFi, whole genome shotgun sequence genome encodes:
- the LOC140036915 gene encoding eukaryotic translation initiation factor 4G-like, with the protein product MSHNQSRAERTESSQYRKSGRSNHRNFSGGGGTKGSTGTGGGATGPPPSATSSSHSSNNNYNQNHNQPSIPSSRSFKKHHNVQGGIPRASAPTSGQGVSSDSSTHSAPRAVQNGAHSQQPPHGGSDAPAISATVKATDVATPKATRAPKPPSSNVPPASSDPKHLPMPVTPAKAPAEASRPFPFQFGSISPGLMNGVQIPARTSSAPPNLDEQKREQARHDLVRAAPTTLPIPSIPRQQLPKKDASTVDQSNAAEGHPPSKPKRDVQVSAPSSVSQTQKPPVHSMPGMSMQMPFHQSQVPVQFGGPNPQIQSQAMSATSLPMPMPMPMPLQIGNPSVQQQVFVSGLQPHPMQTQGMLHQGQNLNFTSQMGPQIPPQLGNLGLNMAPQFAQQPAGKFGAPRKTIKITHPETHEELRLDGSPVQRSHPSVPPQSQPISSFTPAHPPNYYPNSYNANSFFLPAPSSLSLSTTHPPPQTQRCYNQVTVKPAISSHGEKDAAPSVSSPRASKGESVKLSRPSQKDTETSSQSSGQQSKTGLEPTPKSVLEASKAAVPSGSGSVQSTASSSLSPGVPVEKSLAAPKSSDGLGPEVAGGLVSTKDQQKKVDERSTAAAVLTHQEPELVEVKTTTSATGVDLENPKETLSTASITESDSFDLKHEESKVSDSSKICVVKTLEDSQPKVEIRGEKEQGEVKSSEGSERDISSLETSLESIALEPAKVAGHIESSTVRGVARSSEFTAQESPPDVLGKLDESATCQVENDSGTDNSVTSSSVLDGEVSHSATGVTTQDNNVSSLGGCSLGRPANMDTDDTVVTTSAIIDESLPVVDPFSEEILKHDEDGPEDKSVGSVSLSASGIKDKCSFEPNVAKNTAPRGKKKRKELFKKLDSSGPTSDLYLAYKGPEEKKEIAASAETMENASSSILERMSSDVSQKDVSKENSGQSKVEPEDWEDAADISTPKLETSEIRKQVNESGEDGSGVMTKKYSRDFLLKFAEQCTDLPEGFEFVPDIAEALIASNASVSRESYSSSGRIVDRPNMAARLDRRGSGLGEEDKWNKLPGPLMSGRDMRMDISYGPNMAMYRPGPVGNHGVLRNPRMQSPLQYPIGMLPGQMQSFVPQVGVPRNSPDSERWQRGTAFQKGLMPSPQTPLQVMHKADRKYEVGKVTDEEQAKQRQLKGILNKLTPQNFEKLFEQVKQVNIDNAVTLGGVISQIFDKALMEPTFCEMYANFCYHLAAELPDLTVVNEKVTFKRLLLNKCQEEFERGEREQEEANRADLEGEAQQSSEEREEKKLRARRRMLGNIRLIGELYKKRMLTERIMHECIQKLLGQYQNPEEEDVEALCKLMSTIGEMIDHAKAKEHMDAYFEMIGELSRNMRLSSRVRFMLRDAIDLRKNKWQQRRKVEGPKKIEEVHRDAAQERQAQARGLARAPSLGSSVRRGQTIDFSPRGTNVLASPSSQMGGFRPMPPQLRGYGAQDVRMEDRPFESRTMPVLPQRPLGDDSITLGPQGGLARGMSFRGQSASPGIQLSDVPSTGDSRRVGPGLNGYPVADRTAYASREDPMPRYTPDRFSGASSYDQSSTQERNMAYGNRDVWSTDRGSDRSLPTSPPGRGGGGALTQNVSSDKVWPEERLKDMSMSAIKEFYSAKDENEVALCIKDLNNPSFYPSMISLWVTDSFERKDMERDLLAKLLITLTKHRDGIISQDHLTKGFDSVLMTLEDAVNDAPRAAEFLGRFFAKVVLENVISFNEVGRLIYEGGEEQGRLVEIGLAAEVLGTILEIIASERGDSVLNEIRSSSNLRLENFRPPSSNKTWRLDKFI